The genomic stretch AAGACCGATTGGATGGAGGATATGATCAAAGAGGTCTCCTTGATGTTTACAGAAGGAGAATTTCAGTTTATAAGACCGGGAGAATGCTCTGTGTGTGCAGCACTTCATATGGCTCGAACCATAGCGAGAAGGGCAGAACGCCAAACGGTAAAGATGCTCCGTTCCGGCACTCTGCCTTTGGATATATTCGCCTATATAAACAGGCTTTCCGACGCCATATATGCCCTCATACTGTGGTATCAAAAAGAATTCTTTCCAGTAGAAGGAAAATAGGACTTTCCCTTTTTTTCTGTTTTTTGTATAATGAACACCGCATCTGATATTTGGGGAGGAGTGTTCATGACCAGGGAGAATCCGTTGTTCCCGGCCAAAAACGTTGATCTTAGGCAGATCGTGTATGAAAAGATAAAAGAAGCCATAGTGGAAGGCATCATAAAACCGGGAGAGAAGCTCTCAGAGGTAGAACTCGCAAACAAGATGGCGGTATCGAGAACTCCTGTCAGAGAGGCTATTCGTCAGTTGGCAAAAACCGGGCTTGTCTCGCTGACCCCCAGAAAAGGGGCTTTCGTAACCGTTCCCACCCTGGAAGACGCATCGGCATTATACGAGTTGAGGGCAAATCTGGAGATGTTTGCCGTCACGTTAATAGCCCAGTCGCCTCCCAAAAAAGACCTGGAAAAGTTCAGGGATATATTTTTCAACATGAACAACGACACGGACCCAAAAGAGTATCTTATACAAGATAGAAAATTCCACAATTTTCTTTACGAAGCCTCTGGAAATCGCTTCCTCAAGGGAGTTCTGCTGGATATTCTGGACATGATAAACCTCTATCGTCCCTACTCTCTGGCGGAAAGAAACTATCTGAAAGCCCTATCGGAAGGACATATCGCCATCATAGACGCGATATTAGCGAAAGACGGCGTAAGGGCAAGAGAAGAGATGAAAGAACATATAAACCTAACCAGAAGCGGAGTCGAAGAATATCTCCAGAACCATCCAGGGGCCATCCGCTCTTAAAATCATGTTCTTCGCCTATAAGCTACTGGAAACATGGACCTTCTTGGCGATTTCCAATCGTCGAAGAAGGTCCCTTTTGCGTTTTGGAGCCTAGACTTCCTCGTCCCGACCGTCCCTGAACCTCCGCCAGTACCTTTTAAGCCTCTGAGCTATTCTCGCTTCGGCCCCCATATCCGAAGGTCGGTAAAATCTGCGAGGCTCCCTCAGATAGGCCTGGGGAACCCAGTGTCTGGGGTCATCGTGAGGATACCGATAATCGGTATTACCGTTTATGAGGTGATCGGGGACCCTTTGTATATCCCCCTTTCTGATGGAGTCGATAGCCTGATTTACGGCATCGTAGGCTCGATTGCTTTTAGGTGCCGCGGCCAGATAGATAGCGGCCTCCGATAGGATGATTCTAGCCTCGGGCATACCGGTCATGTCCGAGGCTTTGGCAGCAGAAGTGGCCAATATTAACGCCATAGGATCGGCCAAACCGATATCCTCCGCCGCGGATATCATCATCCTTCTGGCGATGAAGCGGACATCCTCTCCTGCCTCCAGGAGCCTGGCAAGCCAGTATACCGCCGCGTCGGGATCGGAACCCCTTATGCTCTTTATGAAAGCCGATATCACCTCATAATGATCGTCGCCGTCTTTATCGTGACGAACGAACGCCGCCGGCAGCTCCTTACGAACTCTATCCAACGAGAGAAGAGACCCACCGGAGGCGGAAATCACCCTTACAAGATATTCCAACCTGGTCAAAGCCTGCCTGGCATCTCCGGAAGCGCTTGATGCCAGTTCCTCCAAAACGCCGTCCTCCCGTTTCATGCCGAGTTTTCCCAACCCTTTTTCCTCGTCGGAAAGAGCGTTATCCATTATCCTGACCAGATCGTCCTTCTCGAGAGGTTCCAATGAGAATACCAATAATCTGGACAGAAGGGTTTTATTGATCTCGAACCAGGGATTCTCCGTTGTAGTTCCGACCAAAACGACATCGCCCTTCTCCACCGAAGGCAAAAGAGCGTTTTGTTGTCCTTTATTGAAATGGTATATCTCATCGACGAAGGCCACGGCGGAACGACCGGAAAGATCCTTAAAACGGGCGGCCTTCTCTATAAGGTCCCTCAACTGAGACACCTTTGCGGAGACGGCGTTTATCTCGAAAAGCTCTCTATCGGTAACCGAGGCCATCAGACGCACCAACGCGGTCTTACCGACCCCTGGAGGCCCGTACAATATACAGGAAGGGACCACGCCTTTATCGAGCAGAACCCTGAGGGATCCGGAAGGTCCCATTACGTCGAGATGTCCGATATATTGATCCAGGGATGACGGTCGCATCCTCTCCGCCAGAGGGATCTCCCATTGAATCAACTGAGATGTCTCTCCAAACCGTTAACGAGATCGCCTCCCAGGGAGGACAATGGAAGACCTTCTTCAGATTCCTCCACAACGACCTCCGGGTATCGTTTTTTAAGGACTCTTGCAAGCACGAAGGCTTTCGGACGCTCCAGATCTTTCGGCGAAAGCCATGGCAGCCCCCTCCACTCGTCGAAGGTCAAGGTCCCGGCTTTTACCGTAAAACGTCCCACTCCCAAACCGGCCAGGTTCATCAGACTGCCTAGAATCGCCTCGTCCCATAATTCAGGGAGGGCAATCGAGACATTCCAGGCCGACGTCAACCACGATAGCCCTCTTTCTGAGACTAGACAATGGTATTCCCAGGGAACTATCGGATCTTCGTTCATCAATGCCGATAGAAAATCGGTCATGCGGGGATAGGAGACGTCGGCCCAGTGCCCCCAGTCTACAGAGGACCTTTCCACCAGGACCGCCCTCATCCCGGCCCTCCTGGCCCCCAAAAGATCGTACACAAAATCCCCCACGACGGTACATCCCGAGGAGGCAGATCCGATGGCATCCGCAGCCATCCAAAGAGCCTCAGGCGAAGGCTTTATCGGGCCGCTCTCTCTATGAAAGGTATGCACAGGAAGTTTAAAACCTATGGTACGGGCCGCAAGTTCTATCGATTCCGGACAATTCCGAGAGACTACCGCCCAGGGTATTCCCGCCTTCGATACGAGATCGACCACTTCCCTGGATCCCGGAACCGGAACCGCCTTTTCCGCTCCGGCGAGCTCTATAGCCCTGATCTCTTCGGAAAGAGCTCTCCTTTTTTCCTCGTCCATGAGGCTCATTTCCTCGAGTATTGCAGCTCTTTTACCTCCGAAGTATCTTTCTCTGATACCGGAGAAATCCAATCGGGTCTCCGCCAAAACACCGTCCCAATCGAAGATCACCCCCGATCCTTTCAGAGGATTCCATAAAGGCGAACTGGACATGAACAGGCCTCCCCAGCATATACGAAAAGGGCGCCGAGCACAGCTCAGCGCCGTATAAAGTTGGTAGCCCGCAGTGCCGTGTCATGATTGTCTTGACCCGATCCTACCTAGAAAGGGGCTTACCGAGCCTGGGCGTCTGAAGCGGAAAACCGCCTCATAGACCGGTTCGGACTCAGCCCTACATGGCTCGAGTGTTGGCTCAAGACGTAGGACATGATCACGCACACCGCAGGTCTCCTCAATTTCGGCAACATTATATCACAGCAGACCGAAGGAATGGTCCACTGTATGGCTCGCACATTGTATAATAGCCCCGGGGCATAACATAACTAAAATCAAAAGGAGGAAATACCAGTGATAAAGGGAGTAAAAACCATCTTGATCGTAGCGGCGACATTTCTGATACTATCGTCGTCCTGTCCTCTGTGGGCAGGAAAAACACCGGAGCATCGCATAAACGAAGCCATAAAAACAATAGGGAACATGTCGGGACAGGACGACGCTCAGACGATGGGCGAGATCATAGACAAGGGAGTGGCGATCGCAATATTCCCCTCGGTGGTAAAGGCTGGCTTCGTCCTAGGAGGTCAGTATGGTGAGGGGCTTCTGCTCAGGCACGACAGAAAGACCGGAAAATGGTATGGACCGTCCTTCTTCAACATCGCGGGAGGGTCTTTCGGACTTCAGATAGGAGTGCAATCTACGGCACTGGTGCTCGCAGTCGTAAACGAAGACGGCCTGAAGGCCTTCAAAGGAGATACCTTTACATTGGGAGGCGACGTAGCGGTAGCAGCGGGACCGGTCGGAAGGAGGACCTCCGCAGCGACGGACATAAACATGAACACCCCCATATACAGCTACTCTATGAGCAAAGGACTCTTTGCCGGACTATCGCTGGAGGGAGCCACGATAAATCACGACCCGAGCGCAAACGAGCTCTACTGGGGCAAAAAGATCTCCCCTGCGGACATACTCAACAAGCAGGCAAGCTCGAAAGAGATAAAACCCTTACTTAAGGAGATAGAGAAACTCATACGGATGGGGAAATAAAAAAGCCGGAGGATTCCTCCGGCTAAGGGTGGTTGAACTCAGGGACCAACTTACGCAGGGTCGACAACGTGGAGCTGCTCCTGCAGGATAAACAGACATCCACCTCCGATATGATCGGATCGGTAGGCAACTGTTTGTCCGAAAGATTGCTTCTGAAAATTTTAGGATGAGCGGTTCTGTCGACGAAGTCCGGATCGTAAAAAAGCTCCTCGAAGAGTTTTTCTCCCGGTCTAACCCCCGTAAAATCGACGGCTATGTCCGATCCCGGGGAATAACCATGAAGACGAATGAGGGTCTCGGCCAAATCCACTATTTTAACGGGATCCCCCATGTCCAGGACGAATATCTCTCCGCCCTTTCCAAGGGCACCGGCCTGCAACACCAATCCGGCGGCCTCCGGTATGATCATGAAATATCGCTTCATATCAGGGTGAGTCACCGTAACAGGTCCGCCGGATTCTATTTGCTTCTCGAACTTAGGGACGACGCTTCCCCTGCTACCCAGAACGTTTCCGAAACGAACTGCCATATATCTGGTCTCGGGGTAATTCAGCTGAGCCTGTTGTACCACGATCTCAGCGACTCTCTTGGTCGCCCCCATAACGCTCGTAGGATTTACGGCCTTATCGGTCGAGACCATGACCATACGCTCCACCCCGAATCGCCCGCAGAGGTCGGCCAAGACCCATGTTCCCTTTCCGTTAACCCTAAGAGCCTCTTTCGGGTTAACCTCCATGAGGGGAACATGCTTATGGGCCCCAGCATGGAAGACTACCGAGGGTGACCACTTGGAGAAAACCGCCTCCATGGCGTCCGAATCGGCTACGTCCGCTATGATGGGTTCGTAGGGGACGGACACCCTCTTCTCTCTGAATTCCTCACAAAGCCCGTATATAGAGTGCTCTCCATGCCCCAAAAGGAGAACCCTAGAAGGTCCATATGAACATATCTGTCTGGAGATCTCACTGCCGATAGATCCTCCCGCTCCGGTTATCAGGATAACCCTCTGACGAACCACGTCGGCTATGACCCTGCTGTCCAACTCGACCGGATCCCTCGCCAGCAGATCCTCTAGACGTACCTTTCGAAGCATGGTGGTTGTAACTATACCTCCGGCAATATCCCTGAGATTCGGTAAAACCCGGGTTTCCACACCCAGGGAGGAAAGCCTCATCAGCATGTCTCCTATGACCTTTCTGGAAGCCGACGGTATGGCGACCAAAACGACGGAGATACGTTCGTCCAGTATGATGTTCTCCAGATCCGAAACCGGACCCAGGACAGGAAGACCGGCGATGATCTTGTCCTTTTTCTGATCATCGTCGTCCACGAATCCCACCGGCAAAAGCTCGTCTCCGTTACGAAGCAGATCTCTGGCCAGAGAGGTCCCGGCATTTCCCGCTCCGACTATGACCGTTCTGATGCAGGAATCCTGGCCGTGACGGGCTGCGACGAAAAAACGCCAAGAGGCTCTGTAAGCCGCCACCAGCACGAAACAGCTCAGAAGGGTTATCGCCAAAGAGGAGCGAGGAATAAACATGAATGGCAGGAGGAGATGACAGAGAACGAATATCAAAGAGCCTACCAGAAAACACCTCAAAAGCAGGGCGAATTCCTCGAGACTGGCCTGAGGCCAATAGATGCGATATATTCCCCCTAAATAGAAGGACACGACGCAGATACCGGCAAATATCAAACCGGAAACCGCCATATCACCATAGAAGTGGTTCATAAAGACGGAAAGTCTCAGGGCAAACCCCAGCCACGTAGCAAAGATGCAAAAAAGGACGTCCAGAAAGAACATATACCTGTTCCTGACGCCGACCTCCAACCATTTGCCCAGCAACCGGACCGACCAGCTCTCCTTCATGGCCCTACAGGATCAGCTTGCTGCCTTTTTTGTTGCCGCTCATCTGGTCCAGCTGCCTAAGCGCCGAGGAGGGGGCCACGTCGATACGGGGCTTTCTCTCCTCTTTGGCTATGGCCTGACGCATTTTTTCCTCGTAGACCTTCATGCTCTCTTTTATAGCCTCCACGTCTCCCTTGAGCCATTGAAGCATACTGTCCGCTATGGCCTGGACCATCTCTTCGTCCGGTTCTTCTTTTAAAGCCCCCAACTCGACGAGAAGTCGGTGTTCCTCCTTTATGGCGTCTATCACATCCTGATCGGACAGCAGCCCCTTGCGGTATAGCACCCTCCCCATTATATTGAACTTGCTTTTGAGATTTTCCTCCGAGGCCGCAAGACCGTCCATCCTGGACAGTACGACCGATAGGATTTCATCCAAACTGATCTGCTGCATATCTATCATTCCCTTCTTTAAACGTTGAATCTGAACTCGACCACGTCTCCGTCCTGCATAACGTAGTCCTTACCCTCCATGCGAACAAGGCCGCCGGCCTTGGCCTCGGCCAGGCTTCCGCATCGTATCAGTGCATCGTATGCCACAACCTGAGCCTTTATGAAGCCTCTCTCGAAATCCGTATGTATCGTCCCTGCGGCTTGAGGGGCCCTATCACCTCTTTTTATGGTCCATGCCCTGGACTCCTTTTCTCCGGCGGTGAGAAAAGATATCAACCCCAAGAGACGATAGCCAGCCTTGACCAGCCGATCCAGACCGGATTCCGAAAGCCCCAGTTCGGCCAAGAACTCCCCCTTCTCCTCCTCCGGCAGCTCGGCCACCTCCGCCTCTATCCTGGCGCATATCAGGACGACCTCGCAGTTGAACCTATCGGCATACTCCCTGACGGATTTGACGTGGACGTTACCTTCCGCATCGGAGACGTCGTCCTCCGAGACGTTCGCCACGTAGATAACCGGCTTATCCGTAAGGAGGCCAAGTCCTCTTAGCTCCTTCCTCTCGTCATCGGTAAGATCCATGGCTCGAACCATTTTACCCGCCTCAAGGTTTTCCTGAACCTTGCCGACCAATTCCAGATATGGACGGAGGGACTTATCGTTTCTGGCGTTTCGCTCCGTTTTGGCCTTATGCCGTTCCAGCATCTCGAGATCGGAGAGAACGAGCTCCAACTCGATCGTCTCTATGTCTCTTATGGGATCGACCGAACCGTCCACATGAACTATATTGTCGTCCTCGAAGCAACGAACGACGTGGACTATGGCGTTCACCTCTCTGATGTGGGAGAGAAACGTATTGCCCAATCCCTCTCCTTTGCTGGCTCCGCGAACCAGACCGGCTATATCGAAGAATTCCACTGTAGCGGGGGTTATCTTCGCCGAGTTGAACATCTTGGACAGCACGCTCAGCCTTTCGTCTGGAACGGAGACCACTCCCACGTTCGGCTCTATGGTGCAGAAAGGATAATTTGAAGCCTCCGCCCCTGCGGAGGTTATGGCATTGAAAAGGGTGCTCTTGCCTACGTTGGGCAAGCCCACTATTCCAAGTTTCATAAAAGGTCCCTACTTTCTTGTTCTTTTTCTGGAGGAGTCGCTTGACCATTGTACCCGAGATCCTTCAAAATACCATAGTCGGATGTATGATTGGTTATGTATGGCCACGTGAAATCATCTATCCCGAGAAATATGAGATAATGACTTCCTGGTTTGGATCAAACGATGGAACGAGGGGATATGGATATGCGTATAACTGTGATCGTGGACAATCTATGCGGCTCATCCAACCTATGGGGAGAGCACGGACTGAGTTTTTTTCTCGAGACCCCCAGAGGTTCTCTGCTATGGGATACCGGACAGGGACATTCTCTGATCCACAACCTGTCGGAACTAAAAGTATCTATAGACGCGATAGACGGACTGGCCCTGAGCCACGGTCACTACGACCACTGCGGAGGGGCTCCTCAGCTGCTCTGGCGGCGTCCCGACCTTCCTATATGGGGTAGCTCGTCCATTCAGGCTCCCCACTACAGAAGAACCGCTAAAGGAGAATGCTTCATAGGTCTCGATCTGGATCTGGAACGCAGAGATTTTCGACCGATAAAAAGTCCGACGGAAATCCTTCCGAACCTGTGGGCATTCTCGGTACCGTTGGAGAAGAGAGACCCGAGTCTAACCCTCAGGACCTCCAGGCTTGTCGTCCCGCAAGGAGACTCCTGGACAGAGGACCCCTTTCAGGACGACATGTCGTTACTTGCGTTCGGATCGAAAGGGCCCTCTATCGTGCTGGGATGCGCTCATTCCGGAGTACTTAATATCCTGCGCTACGCTATGGAGGAGTTCGATCTAACGTCCATCAACACCGTCATAGGAGGCATGCATCTAGGAGGCATGACTTCCGATAAATGGTCCGCCATGGTTCATTCCTTCGACGAAGCCCCCGTCGAGAGATGGCGTCCCTGCCATTGCACCGGATTTTACGCCGCCAGTCAAATGGTCAGCCGCTACCCTGACGTAATCTGGGCCTCTTCCGGCACAGAGATGGAGATATAATGTTATCCCGAGATAAGGCCAGACAAAGTTCTGGATCGTGGTTATCCATACCGCCGATCCCGACCATGATGATAATCCTCGCCCTGCTTCCTTTCTCCGACCCCTCCGGCAGGCTGTATATGGGAGCTACGTTTTGGCTATTCGTAGCTCTGATATATCTCTCGATATCGTCGGGTTACGCCATATGTCTCATGAGGAAGATAATAGTAGGATTATTTCCGCTACAGGTACTGGCCCAAGGTATAGCCCTGCTGGTTCTGCCCCTCGGAATGGGAGCCCCCTACGGTCTTTCCTGGATAGGACTGGCCATGTCGTTTGCCGGAACCATAGCGCTCCTGCATAAGGTAACCTCCGCGTTAAGACCCAAGGATAACGAGAACGACCCGACCGTGGAGAAAAAGAAAGATCTCTCGAAGGAGATTCCCTTACCCTCCCTGGATATAGACCTGGATGGCAACATCCTCTCTGTCAACGAAGACATGACGCGGTTACTGGATGTAAACGAAGAACTTCTGCTAGGCCAAAGCGCCGAGAGCATCTTCCCCGAGGGGATGGATCGAGTGGAGGTAGGAGGGAAAGGTTGGCGGATCCTGAGAAAGACATTGGACGAATCCCAGCTTGTATGTCTGGTAGAGGAGATCGAGGCTCCAGAAGCTAGCAAAAAACCGAACGGAAACGATATGACGCACGGGCCAACCGGGCTTTTCTCCAATACATATGCCGATATAATGGCACCATCGGAGATAAAGAGATCCATAAGATATAGAAGGTGGCTTTCCATAGTGATGATCCGTTTGTCCTTCCGTTACGATGGAGGAGAAACCGCCGACAAAACATGGGAAGAACAAATCCTCAACGAATACGGAACCTTCGTAAAAAGGCACATAAGAGAATGCGACCTCGGTTTTTTCATAGGAGGCGGATATTTTTTGATACTCCTGCCGGAAACCCCGAACGCCGGAGCAAAGGTAGCCGCGTCCAAACTAAAGAAGTTACCGGACGATATCAGGGATGAGATCGAGAAAAAGGGTTCGATCTCGGCGGTGATATTCACCAGCCTATACCACTGCAGTGGAAACGAAAAGGTAGACTATCACACTGTGATGAAAAAACTCGAGGAAAATCTGACGGAAGAGGAGGAATTCTCTCCCGTAGGAAACGTAAATACAGCCAATCAAAAGACCGAGGGCCCCCCCTAAAGGGAGACCCTCGATCGATCTCTCTAAGTTAAAGGATCCCGTCCGCCAAAGCCCCTAGGACCGCCTCGTCGGAAAAACTCTCGATAGCTCCGTCGTCGGCCATGGCGGCAAAGCCATCGGTCACGGGGAT from Dethiosulfovibrio faecalis encodes the following:
- a CDS encoding cob(I)yrinic acid a,c-diamide adenosyltransferase produces the protein MHKMTITTKGGDKGNTSLCNGERVPKDDPRVEAYGTIDECQASIGLARSMCSFEPINDNLKRLEDELYTLMGCMALCEGMEPPKTDWMEDMIKEVSLMFTEGEFQFIRPGECSVCAALHMARTIARRAERQTVKMLRSGTLPLDIFAYINRLSDAIYALILWYQKEFFPVEGK
- a CDS encoding GntR family transcriptional regulator, whose protein sequence is MTRENPLFPAKNVDLRQIVYEKIKEAIVEGIIKPGEKLSEVELANKMAVSRTPVREAIRQLAKTGLVSLTPRKGAFVTVPTLEDASALYELRANLEMFAVTLIAQSPPKKDLEKFRDIFFNMNNDTDPKEYLIQDRKFHNFLYEASGNRFLKGVLLDILDMINLYRPYSLAERNYLKALSEGHIAIIDAILAKDGVRAREEMKEHINLTRSGVEEYLQNHPGAIRS
- a CDS encoding replication-associated recombination protein A; this translates as MIQWEIPLAERMRPSSLDQYIGHLDVMGPSGSLRVLLDKGVVPSCILYGPPGVGKTALVRLMASVTDRELFEINAVSAKVSQLRDLIEKAARFKDLSGRSAVAFVDEIYHFNKGQQNALLPSVEKGDVVLVGTTTENPWFEINKTLLSRLLVFSLEPLEKDDLVRIMDNALSDEEKGLGKLGMKREDGVLEELASSASGDARQALTRLEYLVRVISASGGSLLSLDRVRKELPAAFVRHDKDGDDHYEVISAFIKSIRGSDPDAAVYWLARLLEAGEDVRFIARRMMISAAEDIGLADPMALILATSAAKASDMTGMPEARIILSEAAIYLAAAPKSNRAYDAVNQAIDSIRKGDIQRVPDHLINGNTDYRYPHDDPRHWVPQAYLREPRRFYRPSDMGAEARIAQRLKRYWRRFRDGRDEEV
- a CDS encoding HAD family hydrolase: MSSSPLWNPLKGSGVIFDWDGVLAETRLDFSGIRERYFGGKRAAILEEMSLMDEEKRRALSEEIRAIELAGAEKAVPVPGSREVVDLVSKAGIPWAVVSRNCPESIELAARTIGFKLPVHTFHRESGPIKPSPEALWMAADAIGSASSGCTVVGDFVYDLLGARRAGMRAVLVERSSVDWGHWADVSYPRMTDFLSALMNEDPIVPWEYHCLVSERGLSWLTSAWNVSIALPELWDEAILGSLMNLAGLGVGRFTVKAGTLTFDEWRGLPWLSPKDLERPKAFVLARVLKKRYPEVVVEESEEGLPLSSLGGDLVNGLERHLS
- a CDS encoding YSC84-related protein, with the protein product MIKGVKTILIVAATFLILSSSCPLWAGKTPEHRINEAIKTIGNMSGQDDAQTMGEIIDKGVAIAIFPSVVKAGFVLGGQYGEGLLLRHDRKTGKWYGPSFFNIAGGSFGLQIGVQSTALVLAVVNEDGLKAFKGDTFTLGGDVAVAAGPVGRRTSAATDINMNTPIYSYSMSKGLFAGLSLEGATINHDPSANELYWGKKISPADILNKQASSKEIKPLLKEIEKLIRMGK
- a CDS encoding polysaccharide biosynthesis protein — its product is MKESWSVRLLGKWLEVGVRNRYMFFLDVLFCIFATWLGFALRLSVFMNHFYGDMAVSGLIFAGICVVSFYLGGIYRIYWPQASLEEFALLLRCFLVGSLIFVLCHLLLPFMFIPRSSLAITLLSCFVLVAAYRASWRFFVAARHGQDSCIRTVIVGAGNAGTSLARDLLRNGDELLPVGFVDDDDQKKDKIIAGLPVLGPVSDLENIILDERISVVLVAIPSASRKVIGDMLMRLSSLGVETRVLPNLRDIAGGIVTTTMLRKVRLEDLLARDPVELDSRVIADVVRQRVILITGAGGSIGSEISRQICSYGPSRVLLLGHGEHSIYGLCEEFREKRVSVPYEPIIADVADSDAMEAVFSKWSPSVVFHAGAHKHVPLMEVNPKEALRVNGKGTWVLADLCGRFGVERMVMVSTDKAVNPTSVMGATKRVAEIVVQQAQLNYPETRYMAVRFGNVLGSRGSVVPKFEKQIESGGPVTVTHPDMKRYFMIIPEAAGLVLQAGALGKGGEIFVLDMGDPVKIVDLAETLIRLHGYSPGSDIAVDFTGVRPGEKLFEELFYDPDFVDRTAHPKIFRSNLSDKQLPTDPIISEVDVCLSCRSSSTLSTLRKLVPEFNHP
- the ychF gene encoding redox-regulated ATPase YchF, translated to MKLGIVGLPNVGKSTLFNAITSAGAEASNYPFCTIEPNVGVVSVPDERLSVLSKMFNSAKITPATVEFFDIAGLVRGASKGEGLGNTFLSHIREVNAIVHVVRCFEDDNIVHVDGSVDPIRDIETIELELVLSDLEMLERHKAKTERNARNDKSLRPYLELVGKVQENLEAGKMVRAMDLTDDERKELRGLGLLTDKPVIYVANVSEDDVSDAEGNVHVKSVREYADRFNCEVVLICARIEAEVAELPEEEKGEFLAELGLSESGLDRLVKAGYRLLGLISFLTAGEKESRAWTIKRGDRAPQAAGTIHTDFERGFIKAQVVAYDALIRCGSLAEAKAGGLVRMEGKDYVMQDGDVVEFRFNV
- a CDS encoding MBL fold metallo-hydrolase codes for the protein MRITVIVDNLCGSSNLWGEHGLSFFLETPRGSLLWDTGQGHSLIHNLSELKVSIDAIDGLALSHGHYDHCGGAPQLLWRRPDLPIWGSSSIQAPHYRRTAKGECFIGLDLDLERRDFRPIKSPTEILPNLWAFSVPLEKRDPSLTLRTSRLVVPQGDSWTEDPFQDDMSLLAFGSKGPSIVLGCAHSGVLNILRYAMEEFDLTSINTVIGGMHLGGMTSDKWSAMVHSFDEAPVERWRPCHCTGFYAASQMVSRYPDVIWASSGTEMEI